CAACTCAGCAGACGCGGAACGACTCGCGGGAGTCGTTCCGCGCTGGTTCACGCCTCAGTTGCAGCCTTCAGCTCAACCTGGGCCTGAAACTCTTCGTCCTCATGGACGAAGTAACCGATGTCCCGATACTCGCTGACGTCGATACCTTCCGATTCGACGGCATTCACCATCTCTTCGTTGGCGTCGGCACGCAGCTCCTCGTACGCTTCCGGATCGTCGGCGATTTCGCCGGCATATTCATCGCGGATGTCCTTGATGGCA
The DNA window shown above is from Aquisalimonas sp. 2447 and carries:
- a CDS encoding DUF4168 domain-containing protein, with the translated sequence MKRKARITTSVLISGFVASVSAAPLAASADDYDLYEQEMAESPSIEVGDIEDDAIASFIAASDAIKDIRDEYAGEIADDPEAYEELRADANEEMVNAVESEGIDVSEYRDIGYFVHEDEEFQAQVELKAATEA